From one Flavobacteriales bacterium genomic stretch:
- a CDS encoding PspC domain-containing protein — MKKTVTANVSGAVFHIEEDAYDQVQRYLNGIRAQLEGNAGRDEIMADVEARIAELFNERLGGKRQVVTIDDVQHVMGVMGKPEDYGDGIGEANGDAASVKSGGRGYKRFFRDPDDKWVGGVIGGLAAYIGMDPIWLRIIMIIFILLGKGTPILLYVLLWILVPKAETAADRLRMGGEPVTVDNLKRAFEEGGKKVASDVNDMGRKWSRESKGRAAEAASVITKLIGAGIIVFAFSLLLGLVSGLVGGAFGLWQATWGSDDLGLIDLGALVFATREHATWMLIGALLICFIPITAILLAGFHLLLGTRTPAWLSWSLALLWIGALVPVIITSLSLAREFQRNEKVREAVELVMPSDGLLYLDALPSDSDASDPRFLIDADDNDFTCQGLRIEGDSITLDWARIDVEQSPDSLYHLVIVREASGRNSKQASATAAGIRTGYRQEGDVLHVSPLLRFHKDDKFRIQRARFTLLVPVGKGVFFRAGAKRVIHDVDNVTDTRDGRMVGKGWRMTHKGLEEGLPDQATSPGDQAPAEPRNEEPGSRNNSEAVITASSAPLRLPSLLGLLRLPL, encoded by the coding sequence ATGAAAAAGACAGTCACAGCGAACGTCAGCGGCGCCGTCTTCCACATTGAGGAAGATGCCTACGACCAGGTGCAGCGCTACCTCAACGGCATCAGGGCCCAGCTCGAAGGCAATGCCGGCCGCGATGAGATCATGGCCGATGTGGAAGCCCGCATCGCCGAGCTCTTCAACGAGCGCCTCGGCGGGAAGCGGCAAGTGGTCACCATCGACGATGTGCAGCACGTGATGGGCGTGATGGGCAAGCCTGAGGATTATGGCGATGGGATTGGTGAAGCCAATGGCGACGCGGCCTCCGTCAAATCAGGCGGCCGCGGCTACAAGCGCTTTTTCCGCGATCCCGATGATAAATGGGTGGGCGGTGTCATTGGTGGCCTTGCGGCCTACATCGGCATGGACCCGATCTGGCTGCGCATCATCATGATCATCTTCATCCTGCTCGGGAAGGGAACACCGATCCTGCTGTACGTGCTCCTGTGGATCCTGGTGCCCAAGGCCGAGACGGCAGCGGATCGCTTGCGCATGGGTGGCGAGCCGGTCACTGTTGATAACCTGAAGCGCGCATTTGAGGAGGGCGGCAAGAAGGTGGCTTCCGATGTGAACGACATGGGACGCAAGTGGAGCCGTGAATCGAAAGGCCGGGCGGCTGAAGCGGCCAGCGTGATCACGAAGCTGATCGGTGCGGGCATCATTGTGTTCGCATTCAGCCTGCTCTTGGGATTGGTGAGCGGGCTGGTCGGCGGCGCATTCGGCCTCTGGCAGGCCACTTGGGGCAGCGATGACCTGGGACTGATCGACCTCGGCGCGCTCGTATTCGCCACGCGCGAGCATGCTACTTGGATGCTCATCGGGGCCTTGCTCATCTGCTTCATCCCCATCACGGCCATCCTCCTCGCCGGCTTTCATCTGCTCTTGGGCACACGCACCCCCGCCTGGCTATCCTGGTCGTTGGCCCTGCTCTGGATCGGCGCACTTGTCCCGGTGATCATCACCAGCCTTTCGCTGGCGCGAGAATTCCAGCGGAATGAGAAAGTCCGCGAGGCTGTTGAGCTGGTCATGCCCTCGGACGGCCTCCTGTACCTGGATGCTTTGCCCAGCGACTCAGATGCCAGTGACCCACGCTTCCTTATCGATGCCGATGACAACGACTTCACGTGCCAAGGCCTGCGCATCGAAGGTGACAGCATCACCTTGGATTGGGCTCGCATCGATGTCGAACAGAGCCCGGACAGCCTCTACCACTTGGTGATCGTGCGCGAGGCGAGCGGGCGCAATTCAAAGCAGGCCTCCGCAACGGCTGCAGGTATCCGCACCGGTTACCGGCAGGAAGGCGATGTGCTGCACGTCTCTCCGCTGCTGCGCTTCCACAAGGACGACAAGTTCCGCATTCAGCGGGCGCGCTTCACCCTGCTGGTGCCCGTGGGCAAGGGCGTATTCTTCCGGGCAGGCGCGAAGCGCGTGATCCATGACGTGGATAACGTGACGGATACCCGTGACGGCAGGATGGTCGGTAAAGGCTGGCGCATGACGCATAAGGGCCTTGAGGAAGGTCTCCCGGATCAAGCAACGTCACCTGGCGACCAGGCTCCGGCGGAACCGAGGAACGAGGAACCAGGCAGCAGGAACAATAGCGAAGCCGTGATCACCGCATCGAGCGCTCCGCTCCGGCTCCCATCGCTGCTCGGTTTGCTACGGCTGCCTTTGTGA
- a CDS encoding Omp28-related outer membrane protein → MRLLFILVHLLSAALSLAQDAYLNTSFVPRYWKVNEPWPIAARVRNASSTVPLITFRVDWRFNNGPIQVGNTQSTTGILPGQYWPYTHPTSFTATASGGTLKVWVVGVGDTNHSNDTLYFTVDVLSAWATKSVLIEQYTGTWCQFCPLPNEATNTLNDDPLIVVAKHHNGDEYSSASSTAYWQQFSANYSPSGVMEQEEFGTLGDDAAYDQWGTRAELRKQGVSPASVSVSSGFNAWTRNLTVDVATTFAAVQTGTFVVNAYILEDNISGVQVAGGSPYVHQQVVREVLGGAAGTAGVVPATTSAGSTYSHQYTFTVPEQWNAANLRVIAMVTEKRNGTSWTVNVTDGDLTLVNVPETPGTSGFFRAWPNPAQEAANIDFAEGISEAHVQLIGSDGRVIREEHVVRSSDRAALSLPLDCAPGNYLLRIVARDRVGTQALLIE, encoded by the coding sequence ATGCGTTTGCTATTCATCCTCGTCCACCTGCTCAGCGCGGCCTTGAGCCTTGCCCAGGATGCCTACCTGAACACCTCCTTCGTACCGCGTTACTGGAAGGTGAATGAGCCCTGGCCGATTGCCGCGCGCGTGCGGAATGCATCGAGCACGGTTCCCCTGATCACCTTCCGCGTCGATTGGCGCTTCAACAACGGCCCCATCCAGGTGGGCAATACGCAGAGCACCACGGGGATCCTGCCCGGCCAATACTGGCCCTACACGCACCCAACGAGCTTCACGGCTACGGCCAGCGGCGGCACCCTGAAGGTCTGGGTGGTGGGCGTCGGTGACACGAACCACAGCAACGATACCCTGTACTTCACTGTGGATGTGCTCAGCGCCTGGGCCACGAAGAGCGTGCTCATTGAGCAATACACCGGCACCTGGTGCCAATTCTGCCCCTTGCCCAATGAGGCCACCAACACGCTCAACGACGACCCGCTCATCGTGGTGGCCAAGCACCACAACGGCGATGAGTACAGCAGCGCGAGCAGCACGGCCTACTGGCAGCAATTCAGCGCGAATTATTCCCCGTCGGGCGTCATGGAGCAGGAGGAGTTCGGCACCTTGGGCGATGATGCTGCCTACGATCAATGGGGCACTCGCGCCGAGCTTCGCAAGCAAGGCGTTTCGCCGGCGAGCGTGAGCGTATCGTCAGGCTTCAATGCGTGGACCCGGAACCTGACCGTTGATGTGGCCACGACCTTCGCGGCTGTGCAAACGGGGACATTCGTGGTCAATGCGTACATCCTCGAGGACAACATCAGCGGTGTGCAGGTCGCGGGAGGCAGCCCATACGTGCATCAACAAGTGGTGCGCGAGGTGCTCGGTGGCGCCGCGGGGACGGCGGGAGTGGTCCCGGCCACCACATCCGCGGGCAGCACCTATAGCCATCAATACACCTTCACGGTGCCGGAGCAATGGAATGCCGCCAACCTGCGCGTGATCGCCATGGTCACCGAGAAGCGCAATGGCACGAGTTGGACGGTGAATGTGACGGATGGCGACCTCACGCTGGTGAATGTACCGGAGACGCCCGGCACCTCGGGATTCTTCAGGGCCTGGCCGAACCCAGCGCAGGAGGCAGCCAACATCGATTTCGCAGAAGGCATCAGCGAAGCGCATGTGCAGCTGATCGGCTCCGATGGGCGTGTGATCAGAGAGGAGCATGTGGTGCGATCATCCGATCGTGCTGCGCTTTCGTTACCGCTGGACTGCGCGCCCGGCAATTACCTGTTGCGCATCGTGGCCCGTGATCGGGTAGGCACGCAGGCTCTGCTGATCGAATGA
- a CDS encoding sorbosone dehydrogenase family protein, whose product MKISVRRFALILCTSLLLNGSICIPGIRGGPPQLEGITLPPGFSITVFADGVKNARALCWGDRGTLFVGSRSAGVVHALRDTNLDGRADEQYIVAEGLNMPVGVAFREGALYVSAIDRILRLDSIEDRLLDPPAPIAITQTFPKDTHHGWKFIAFGPDGKLYVPVGAPCNNCLKDDSLYASITRIDPDGSGREIVAHGVRNTVGFDWHPSTGELWFTDNGRDWLGDDSPDCELNRLGTVGAHFGFPFCHAGSVSDPEFGDRRACDAFMPPAAKLGAHVAPLGMRFYTGSMFPEKYRNAIFIAEHGSWNRSTPVGYRLVAAFPQPDGSATHEVFAEGWLKGSRAWGRPVDVLVAPDGALLVSDDGADMIYRIGYAPPK is encoded by the coding sequence ATGAAGATCTCCGTGCGCCGGTTCGCCTTGATTCTCTGCACGAGCCTGCTCCTCAACGGGTCCATCTGCATTCCGGGCATTCGCGGCGGGCCGCCGCAGCTGGAAGGCATCACGCTTCCGCCCGGCTTCAGCATCACGGTCTTCGCCGATGGGGTGAAGAACGCCAGGGCCCTATGCTGGGGCGACCGCGGGACCCTCTTCGTCGGCAGCCGCAGCGCAGGCGTGGTGCATGCCTTGCGCGACACCAACCTCGATGGACGGGCCGATGAGCAGTACATCGTGGCCGAGGGATTGAATATGCCCGTAGGCGTGGCCTTCCGCGAGGGCGCCTTGTACGTGAGTGCAATCGATCGCATCCTGAGGCTCGACAGCATCGAAGACCGTTTGCTGGATCCACCGGCACCCATAGCGATCACCCAGACCTTCCCCAAGGACACCCACCACGGCTGGAAATTCATCGCCTTCGGACCGGACGGCAAGCTCTATGTGCCGGTGGGCGCGCCGTGCAACAATTGCCTGAAGGATGATAGCCTGTATGCCTCGATCACGCGAATCGACCCGGATGGCAGTGGCCGCGAGATCGTGGCGCATGGGGTGCGAAACACGGTGGGCTTCGACTGGCACCCCTCTACCGGTGAGCTCTGGTTCACCGACAACGGTCGTGATTGGCTCGGCGATGACTCCCCCGACTGCGAACTCAACCGACTCGGGACCGTGGGCGCGCATTTCGGATTCCCATTCTGCCACGCGGGTTCGGTGAGCGATCCCGAATTCGGCGACCGCCGTGCATGCGACGCCTTCATGCCGCCGGCCGCCAAGCTCGGCGCGCATGTGGCGCCCTTGGGCATGCGCTTCTACACCGGGTCGATGTTCCCGGAGAAGTACCGCAACGCCATCTTCATCGCGGAGCATGGCAGTTGGAACCGGAGCACGCCTGTGGGCTACCGCTTGGTCGCGGCATTCCCACAGCCGGATGGCAGCGCCACACATGAGGTATTCGCCGAAGGCTGGCTCAAGGGCTCGCGTGCTTGGGGCCGCCCGGTTGATGTGCTCGTGGCGCCGGATGGCGCGCTGCTCGTGAGCGACGATGGAGCAGACATGATCTACCGGATCGGCTACGCCCCACCGAAGTGA
- a CDS encoding phosphatase PAP2 family protein yields MADEKRTVQVFMTLWSLLFAIGAGFATAVDKLELHRAMNAWHPPALDRFFALFTHLADGLVPTGIALVLFFIGNWRSFLLMGLSCGLSALVAQALKHGPFSGFDRPSQFRDQLAGMPWVEGIDLHAHNSFPSGHTTAAFSMCFALAVIIARPKAAVLLVAVAALLGFARIYLSQHWLQDVSAGSAIGASVAFAVYHLLHRSTWSRAEWLRRRPFRAERK; encoded by the coding sequence ATGGCCGATGAGAAACGAACGGTACAGGTGTTCATGACGCTATGGTCATTGCTATTCGCGATAGGTGCTGGATTCGCTACTGCGGTAGATAAGCTTGAACTGCATAGGGCCATGAACGCCTGGCATCCGCCGGCGCTCGACCGTTTCTTCGCTCTGTTCACGCACCTGGCTGATGGGCTGGTGCCCACGGGCATCGCGCTGGTTCTGTTCTTCATCGGCAATTGGCGCTCCTTCCTGCTCATGGGGTTGAGTTGCGGCCTGAGCGCACTGGTGGCGCAGGCCCTGAAGCACGGCCCTTTCAGCGGATTCGACCGGCCGAGCCAGTTCCGGGACCAACTCGCTGGCATGCCTTGGGTCGAAGGGATCGACCTGCACGCCCACAACAGCTTCCCCAGCGGGCACACTACGGCGGCCTTCAGCATGTGCTTCGCGCTTGCCGTGATCATCGCGCGACCTAAGGCTGCTGTGTTGCTCGTAGCGGTCGCCGCGCTGCTCGGCTTCGCGCGGATCTACCTCTCGCAGCATTGGCTGCAGGACGTATCCGCCGGCTCGGCGATCGGTGCCTCGGTGGCGTTCGCCGTTTACCACCTGCTCCATCGCAGCACATGGTCACGTGCGGAATGGCTCCGGCGGCGCCCATTCCGTGCCGAGAGGAAATGA